One Candidatus Eisenbacteria bacterium genomic window carries:
- a CDS encoding 3-hydroxybutyryl-CoA dehydrogenase, which yields MSHAAAPAASGTGTGTKAPVAVRPVVVVGAGTMGSGIAQVFASSGRPVLLIEPSEAALKRGLAGIEKSLGRLVEKGSLPAGAREETLARIVTREDEFPLAECSMAVEAVPERPELKREVFRSLDAKLPPAAILATNTSSISVTELAAVTKRPARFVGMHFMNPVPVMQLVEIVRGLETSDETVAETVELSKALGKVPVVVADRPGFVSNRVLMPMINEAAFTLMEGVADREAIDTVMKLGMNHPLGPLALADLIGIDVCLDILEVLHRGLGEDKYRPCPLLRTMVAAGRLGRKTGRGFYEYTKP from the coding sequence ATGAGTCACGCCGCGGCTCCGGCCGCGTCCGGCACCGGGACCGGTACGAAGGCGCCGGTCGCGGTCCGCCCCGTCGTCGTGGTCGGCGCGGGGACGATGGGGAGCGGGATCGCCCAGGTGTTCGCGTCCTCGGGCCGTCCCGTGCTCCTGATCGAGCCGAGCGAGGCCGCGCTGAAGCGCGGGCTCGCGGGAATCGAGAAGAGCCTCGGCCGCCTGGTCGAGAAGGGTTCGCTGCCCGCCGGCGCGCGGGAGGAGACGCTCGCGCGAATCGTGACCCGGGAAGACGAGTTCCCGCTCGCGGAGTGCTCCATGGCCGTGGAGGCGGTTCCCGAGCGTCCGGAGCTGAAGCGCGAGGTCTTCCGGTCCCTCGACGCGAAGCTCCCTCCGGCGGCGATTCTCGCCACCAACACGTCTTCGATCTCCGTGACCGAGCTGGCCGCCGTCACGAAGCGCCCCGCGCGGTTCGTCGGCATGCACTTCATGAATCCGGTCCCCGTGATGCAGCTCGTCGAGATCGTGCGCGGGCTCGAGACGAGCGACGAGACCGTCGCCGAGACGGTGGAGCTGTCGAAGGCCCTGGGCAAGGTCCCCGTGGTCGTGGCCGATCGTCCCGGGTTCGTCAGCAACCGGGTCCTCATGCCGATGATCAACGAGGCCGCGTTCACGCTCATGGAGGGCGTCGCGGACCGCGAGGCGATCGACACGGTCATGAAGCTCGGCATGAATCATCCGCTCGGTCCGCTCGCGCTCGCGGATTTGATCGGCATCGACGTCTGCCTGGACATTCTGGAGGTGCTCCACCGCGGGCTGGGAGAGGACAAGTACCGCCCCTGCCCGCTCCTGCGCACCATGGTCGCCGCCGGACGGCTCGGTCGGAAGACCGGGCGCGGGTTCTACGAGTACACGAAGCCGTAG
- a CDS encoding acetyl-CoA C-acetyltransferase: protein MADRDAYIVSACRTAIGEFLGGLSTMTAPQLGAIAIREAVTRAGVDPEQVDEVLMGNVVQAGVGQAPARQAAIHGGIPNTVSATTVNKVCGSGLKAVMLAAQAIRAGDADVIVAGGMESMSNAPYYLPKARTGYRLGNGELVDGVVHDGLWDSFKNFHMGSAAELIARKYNVTREDQDRFSVESHQKAVKAQAEGAFKDEIVPVMIAQKKGEAKCFCVDERPRKDTTMETLGKLRPAFEKEGSVTAGNAPGLNDGASAVIVMSGDAVKRTGAKPMARVNGYAAGGVAPEMVFYAPVIAVRKLAEKLGRKTNEWDLIEANEAFAAQAIVDGRELEWDFSRVNVRGGAVALGHPIGASGARVLTTLLYAMRDRKAKSGLATLCLGGGNAVALSVEAV from the coding sequence GTGGCAGATCGTGACGCCTACATCGTGAGCGCCTGCCGGACCGCCATCGGCGAGTTCCTGGGCGGGCTTTCCACCATGACCGCGCCCCAGCTCGGCGCGATCGCGATCCGCGAGGCGGTCACCCGCGCGGGCGTGGATCCGGAGCAGGTGGACGAGGTCCTGATGGGGAACGTCGTCCAGGCCGGCGTGGGGCAGGCCCCCGCGCGCCAGGCCGCCATCCACGGCGGGATTCCGAACACGGTCTCCGCCACCACCGTGAACAAGGTCTGCGGATCCGGATTGAAGGCCGTGATGCTCGCCGCCCAGGCGATTCGCGCGGGCGACGCGGACGTGATCGTGGCGGGCGGCATGGAGTCCATGTCGAACGCTCCGTACTACCTTCCCAAGGCGCGCACCGGCTACCGGCTCGGGAACGGCGAGCTGGTCGACGGGGTGGTGCACGACGGCCTCTGGGACTCCTTCAAGAACTTCCACATGGGGAGCGCCGCGGAGCTGATCGCGCGGAAGTACAACGTCACGCGCGAGGACCAGGACCGGTTTTCCGTCGAGAGCCACCAGAAGGCGGTGAAGGCGCAGGCCGAGGGTGCGTTCAAGGACGAGATCGTGCCGGTGATGATCGCCCAGAAGAAGGGCGAGGCGAAGTGCTTCTGCGTCGACGAGCGGCCCCGGAAGGACACGACGATGGAGACACTCGGGAAGCTCCGCCCCGCGTTCGAGAAGGAAGGCTCCGTGACCGCGGGGAACGCGCCCGGGCTGAACGACGGCGCGTCGGCGGTGATCGTGATGTCCGGCGACGCGGTGAAGCGCACGGGTGCGAAGCCGATGGCGCGCGTGAACGGCTACGCCGCGGGCGGCGTGGCGCCGGAGATGGTCTTCTACGCACCGGTGATCGCCGTGCGGAAGCTCGCCGAGAAGCTCGGCCGGAAGACGAACGAGTGGGATCTCATCGAGGCGAACGAGGCCTTCGCGGCGCAGGCGATCGTGGACGGCCGCGAGCTGGAGTGGGACTTCTCGCGCGTGAACGTGCGCGGCGGCGCGGTCGCACTGGGGCATCCGATCGGCGCGAGCGGCGCCCGCGTGCTCACGACGCTTCTCTACGCGATGCGGGACCGGAAGGCGAAGTCCGGCCTCGCCACCCTCTGCCTGGGCGGAGGGAATGCCGTGGCCCTGAGCGTCGAGGCCGTATGA